A single genomic interval of Lathyrus oleraceus cultivar Zhongwan6 chromosome 7, CAAS_Psat_ZW6_1.0, whole genome shotgun sequence harbors:
- the LOC127101051 gene encoding uncharacterized protein LOC127101051: protein MYLKKPLWSEGIETEKQDPTGSSDPNASVVELVNSLHQQRVYREVTLALTTGLRDARAEFSFLRLRALRSILNFLNSIVDSDSTIYLFNLTQSIPQLQVVPVLFQHSLKETGNDHNYNKVVGDMSHIFGVEPMKLTSPSTDDEIALALRVLEGCCLLHPHSTTLAHQHNAVQVLLNILSTRGVLEQSACLDALISLMVDSSPNQMDFEKYNGIKEVADLIRDKQVDENLRLKCGEFLQLLIGHVNSRDSPPLATIHEDTRRLLGETSASLIWAASQFGSTLDPEQRLTALQIQARRILESLDLY from the exons ATGTATCTGAAGAAACCACTCTGGAGTGAAGGAATCGAAACGGAGAAACAAGATCCAACTGGATCATCAGATCCAAATGCTTCCGTGGTGGAGCTCGTGAATTCACTTCATCAACAAAGGGTATATCGTGAAGTTACTCTCGCTCTCACCACCGGTCTCCGAGACGCACGTGCCGAATTCTCGTTCCTCCGTCTCCGTGCTCTCCGTTCCATTCTCAATTTCCTCAATTCCATTGTCGATTCAGATTCTACTATTTACCTCTTTAACCTAACCCAATCTATTCCCCAACTTCAAG TGGTTCCGGTTCTCTTTCAGCACTCGTTAAAGGAAACTGGGAATGATCACAATTACAATAAGGTAGTAGGTGACATGAGTCATATATTTGGTGTGGAACCCATGAAGTTAACTAGTCCATCTACAGATGATGAAATTGCACTTGCTCTTAGAGTCTTGGAAGGATGTTGTTTGCTTCATCCACACAGTACTACTCTTGCTCATCAACACAATGCTGTTCAG GTTTTGTTGAATATACTATCCACCCGTGGAGTTCTTGAGCAAAGTGCATGTTTAGATGCTCTGATCTCATTGATGGTGGATTCATCACCCAATCAAATG GATTTTGAGAAATATAATGGTATTAAGGAAGTTGCCGACCTTATAAGAGACAAACAAGTGGATGAAAATCTCAG GTTAAAATGTGGAGAGTTTTTGCAGCTGCTCATCGGGCATGTCAATAGTAGAGATTCACCTCCTTTGGCAACTATACACGAAGACACAAGGCGTCTCCTAGGGGAGACATCAGCCTCCTTGATATGGGCAGCCAGTCAGTTTGGCTCGACGCTGGATCCAGAACAGAGACTAACTGCTCTTCAAATCCAGGCTCGCAGGATCCTTGAATCATTGGACTTGTATTGA